The sequence below is a genomic window from Meles meles chromosome 3, mMelMel3.1 paternal haplotype, whole genome shotgun sequence.
GGTTTTCTTTAGTTTGCTTGGTTCCTGAAATTGAGTTCACATGTTTTTCATCCTCACTTTTTGCTTTTTCACTGGACTCTGATGAAGCAGAAAGAATTGAGGATGAACTTCCGGTTCTTCTCCAAGTGCTTACTCGAGGAAGGGATGATGAATGCTTGCTGTGCTCACGTTTCCAGGTTCCTGATCTATTAATCGGAAGTCTAGAAGGACTTTCAGAATGGGAGCGTGCTATATCATGGCGCTTTGCTGGTCTTCCATCATTATACTCTATGGTGGGACTGAGATTAGGAGGGAGTTTTCGCCATCCACCAGACTGAACAGACGAATGTGTGGACAGAGACATATCAGGAAGGGAAGGACTTAAAACCGGAGTCTGTGCCTGGGACCTAGTGGGAGAATCTGGTCtagaagatggagaaagagattCAAATGAAGCAGACTCCTCCAGTTTTCTCCTTAGGGTTGGGCTTGGAGCTTCTTTGATGAAAGTTGACTGGCGTACTAATACCGGTCTCTCTGACCTATCAGATTCACTTCCACTTGACTTCGTTGAAGACATTCTAGAAAGTTCCACCTTTTTACTGGCTCCATTGCTATTATTTATCTGATTTAGTCCTTTGGAGGCAGACTCACTTCTTGGGATACTACTGCCATTCTTGGATAAACCCGTTTGTTTGGTAAGATTCTGTTGGCTCATCTGTCTGCCTGGAGATGTATAAGACATCTTCCCAGAACCTGAGGACTTAGTCGAAGCAGTACTAGGGGATGAAGTCCTTGGCAACTGAGATAATTTGTTGGGAGGACTTATTCCATTTCTACCAGGAGAAATTGAGTTTCGCCCTGGAGACTGCATAGGTCTACTTAATGGTTGTTGGGCAGGTCTTGAAGGAGTGGAATCTCTAGATCCTGATCTAGAAGGCCCTTTATTTGCGACAGCTGGTTGGGATGTCGGCCTGGTTACAGGGCTTAATTCTGACTTCACTGATGGCTTGGCTCCTCTAGGAGAGGTGGTGGCTGTCTGACCTTCGCTAGGGCTTTTGGAAGCTGGAGTCTTAAGAGGTGGGCCTTTCTTAGAAACTGGACTTGTACTTGAAGAGCTATTTCGAACTCCTGGAATATGAATCATTGTCCTGCCTCGAGAGATGGAAGGCATGTTTGCTTGAAGGGACTGTTTCATTTGGTTTGAAATCTCCGAATTAGATCGCACTTTTCCAGTAAGTAaacttttataaacttttttccctcctttgattcctttattttcagattctatCTTTTTAGTTTCCAATGTGCTCTTCTCCCCAGGTTTTAGAATTCGTGGGCCCTTATTACTTGTAAAGGGTTTTTCCTCTTGATCAGGTGTAAGATGAAATGGTGATCCCAGAGAGATTCCTGATTTCAGTGAAAGGATGGAATCTGAGTCAGATGAAGCTTGTCTAGATAaacaggcagcagcagcagcttgaTGTAAACTACTTACTATGGAATTTGCACCTTCCTGAATAGCTTTCCAATCAAAATTTTCTGAATCTGGGGATAAACCATGTTCTGAATCTGGTCTCTGTATATCTTTCAAATCGAGTGTCAAATCTTCTGCTAATATGCCACTCATATTTCTGGGGCTATGCTTTTCATTATCACCCTTGAGTCTTGAAGGCTTTTTCTTCTTTGGCATTGCAGAACTTATACATTCTTGCAACAGGTCGTCTTCAGAATCAATACTAAGAGAACTGAGAGAACTGTTtcttgagaaacaaacaggggtATCTTCAACGTGAAATGATTTAGGAGCGTAACCTGATGCCTGAGGTTTACTTGGTTCTCCCTGTGAGTTAGGGGGCTCTGTCTTTTTGATAGgttcattttctttgttattgttgttttcttgATCAATGTCACTAAGGGAACTTAGAGAGGAGTTTCGAGAAAAGCACACTGGTGTGTTTTCAATAGCAAAGTTTTGTAATTTTTCGTCAGTTGCTGCCCCTCTGTCTGGTACGTCTTTGGATGACTGTGGAAAAGTGGACTGCTTCTGCAGCAAGGGTTTAGACTGACCTCGATTTATTGGATGTTTTGTAACAGCCTGTGTCTTATTAGCTGACTGTTGATTAGTGGTTAGTTCTGTGTGGCTGGTAACTTTAGCTTCtgattccttattttctttcccctttcttaaTTCAGCCTTTTCTCTGGAAAggtcaacatcatcatcatcaaaatcTAGAGAACTCAAAGAATCATTtcgtgaaaaacagtatggagttcctTCAATGGGTGTGTAGTGATGAGGTGAATCAAAAGTAAAACTTCCTCTGACTCGATCTTCGTTATTTGGTAGCTTATCATTGAAGTCCTTGGAACTATTTTTcaagttctgtttctttgaatCTTTGTTGTCTGAGAAAGTTCTTTcagcatttaaattattttttgagtcTGCATTTTTTCTTACACGTGTCCTATACTCAGTATTTTGTGGTATAGGTTTTACTGGTGAAGtaggtttctttttcttaccatCTAATTGATTTTTGTTAGTTCCAGATGAAGACATAGATGCTTGCTGGACTTGGTCCATTATCTTTTTTACACGGAAAGGTTTGTGACTTTTTCCTTTGGGCATAGCAGAATTAATGCATTCTGCAAGAATATCACCTTCTTCTGTTTTACTATCATCCAGTTCAGATATTGTTACAGATGGGGTTTTTCCTCTTTGAGCCTCATCTGTACTTCTGCCTTCTGTAGGAATGGTATCTCGTTTTTCGAAGTCACTTGACTGTGGCCCTGTTCTAACCCCTTCCCCAGCAGCTAACTCATTTGGAGGAGATTCTATCGTTAGGTCACTTAAAGACGTAGCTGTAGAAAAGTTTATAGGTGTCCCTTCTACACAATATACCCGCGGCATATCATCTCCTGGTGTAAAACTAACATGCTTTTGTGCTTGTAACCTGTTTTGTGATGGAAGAAGTTTGTACACAGGAAGTTGACTTGGTTTCCTTGCCACAGGGGGAGGTAATTTTGAAGCAGTCTGGGCTGGTTTTTTGGCTTTGCGTGAAGATTTTGTTGGCATGGCAGAAATAATACATTCTTCTAGTATTTCAATATCATCATCATCTGAGTCATCTAACAGGTCTTTTTCGGAGTCGATAGGTTTTTCCGTCTCTTTTTCCtggttttcatttgcttcttcAGGCTGCTCAGATTCAGTTTCATTCCCATTGTCATTTTCCTGAACTGGAGGCATTATTCTTAATTCCACATCTTTCTGTATAAATGGCTCATCGAGGCTCAGAGCACTCAGGCTAGAGGAACAAGAAAATCCATCTGGAGTACTTTCTGTGGCAAAATGTAACAGAGTGTCAGCATCTGGAAGAACCTGGACTCTCTGTACCGCAGCATTTACAGCAGCTTGCTTAGGTCCACTCTCCCTCTTTTCCACAGCAGGGGCTTTGTTTTTAGGCACCTCTCGCTTGGTTTGAACTGTCTGAGGCGGAGGGGGAGGGGTCTTACTTCTGCTTGGTGGCATGGTTTGTCCAGGGCTATCTGGAAGGTCACTGGGGCTTATAATGCCACTTACCATTCCACTGCAGGGTTCACTCTGAACAGAGCTGGCAATTGAACGGCTCTCAAAGCTATCGAGCGAACTCACTGAGGTACATCGGCTAAACATGAGTGGGGTCTCCTGAACATAGTGCTCTGGTGGACTTTTAGGTGTCTGAGCACCACTTTTTGATGGGGATTTGGCCCCTGAGGAAAATTCAACAGCTTTGTGCCTGGTTGATTCTGCAGGTAAACCAGAAGCCTGAAGTCTGCTGGATTTGGTTCGAATATGCTGTGACACTGTTGGAACTTCACTCACAGAATCTTCTGTTGTTCTAGTCccactgttttctttgatttctgctatTTGTAGGGTATTAGCAGAATCTGTTTCCTGGGTTGCCCGATCACATCCTATTTCATCTTCAGCTGATGACAAAGATGATAATGAACTGCAGCGTGAAAAACAAATTGGGGTGTCCTCTACACAGTAAGTCTGTATTGTTTCTTGGTTGATGGAGGGAACTTTGCAGGAGGTGGCTTTGGGGGTCTGACCATTTCTGCTTTGTGCTGAACTTGGGTGGTGCTGATTCTGCCTCTTGGCATTAGATGAGGGTGTGGATGTATTCTCACTGCTTGAAGAGATGTGTTCAGTTTTAGTGCTCTGTCCAGATGAATTCTTTGAGAATGAGAATGGTGGTTTCTGTGAAGAAGGAATGTCTGTGGCATATTTTAAACTATAATCAATAGGCTGATCCACATGATGTTTTTCTTCGTTGTATTTTATGCTATAATTTGTtggtctttcttcttcctcatgcTGCTCTTCCTCGGAGTAGCGTTCACTATAGTTGGTTGGCTTATCATCTTCATAGTCATCTTCCTGACACAAAGACTGGTTTACATTTTGATTAATTCCATGATTCGAACCTACTCGATTTGTTTCTGAACCACTGGCTCCTCTTGACCTATATGGGGAAACACATTCCTGCTGTCCAAAATGTGGCTGGAACTTGAGGTGTTTATCATCAGTGCTCTCGGTATATACGGGGTAAGTTGTGCTTTGACTTCTTGGTTGTCTCTGCtcactttgttttatttcatcttctaTTATATGTTTGGGTCTTGCCCATCTTTCATTCTGTGAAGGGCTTTGCCTTCCGGAGTTCAACTGCTCATCGGAATATTTAAGACTATAATTTATTGGTGTATCTAGTTCTCCGTCATTGTCATCCATGTGATTTGCGCTATGTATTTTATGGGCCAGGTCAGCTGGATATTGACCATAGCTGCAAAATTTACTTTCATCGTCTTCAGAATAGGATTCAATGGAAGGCTTCATCTGACCTCTTTTACCATAACCATCACTACTACTGACACTGTTTAAACTATCATTTGAAGATCTCTTATATTCCAAGCTAGCATAAGGCATAGGACATGTCCTATTTGAACCTTCCGACTTACTGAAGTTGTaagtgtttgcatgtgtgtgggCAGTAGAGCTTCTTCTTAGTGCATTCCTCTCATCTGTCCCACAATGTAACTCGGTGGTAGACCCAGAACTTCTGTCTTCTTGGGAGGTGTGAATGGCTGATACTTCTTCCATGACTTTGGCAATCTGGGCTGCAGTGGTGGAAATCTGCAAACCTCGCTTTGAAGAAGTGCCTGAATTTTCTGTTGCCGGGTGGTAGTTGCCTAGGCTGATTCCTCGTTCTCTCTCCAAACTTCTATCTTTTTCAGAACGAGAACTGTCTAAACTTCCTCTTGAGGAAGAAGAGCTAGGCAACACTGTGGTATTTAAATATGGTGAAAGGACGGTCATATTTCCAGTATTAAAATTGTCTGACCTATTATCATCATGTCGGTTGGTGTCAAAAACATAGTCACTATAAAGACTTTGCTTGTGTCGTTGCTTATTACGATGAGATGCCTTGGGACTTAAATTGTCAATATTGTCAAAAGTTTCTGATAAATGCTGAGCATCTAATTCTGCTTCTAgggctttttgttttctgacatGAAGAGATGGCAAGCTTGAACCAGGAGACATAATATTGGCATCCTTATACTTTGCAGGTCTATTTGCCATGAGATTCCTTAAAGCTGCAGCGCTTCCCATAGCAATCATTTTGTGCTTTGAATGTATGAGGTTTTTGAGCATGCTGACTGCCCCCATGTCCCATAATGCTTCTTGGTCTTTAGGATTTCTTGCTGAGAGATTCCACAAGGTTCCACATGCATTACTGACTATTGTCAAACTGTGAGATTTCAAGTGTTGTAATAAGGTTTGCAGGCAGTTGTTCTCTCTTAGGATTTGcctgaaataaaataagagatcCCAAAATTAAAGTAACAATCTCCTTATTGTAACAACAAATAAACAgttagaaaacaaatttaaatctAAAGATAACTACTAAAACTTATTGATAGGCATAATAAAACTGCCCCAAATTATACTATAAATTTCAAGCatttcaaaattccttttgttCCTACTTCATTTAATGTTTACTGTTTAAAAATACTCATCTGTCAAGACTATAAGAAGTAAAAGTGTTAACTTTAATCTGTTCTGCATTTCTTATTCTGATCCaatagctgctgctgctgcttcctttcttttttattttttaaaatattttacttatttgacagaaatcacaactaggcagagaggcaggcagagagagaggaggaagcaggctccccgcagagcagagagcccgacgcgggactcaatcccaggaccctgggatcatgacccgagccaaaggcagaggctttaacccactgagccacccaggcgccccatcttttttaaagattttatttatttgacagagagaaaggacaagcagggggagcagcaggctctctgctctgcagagaagatgtggggatcgatccccagactctgggatcatgacctgaggcaaaagcaggcgcttaatggactgaaccacccaggtgcccctgacccccccaggtgcccctgaccccatagcttttaaaatttcccttggggtacctgggtggctccgtaagttgaacatccaactcttgatttcagctcaggtcatgatctcaaggtcttgagatagagcctgtgtcaggctccccactcagtggggagtctgctcgaggattcttcctctctctccctttcccctccccctccactcatATGCTCTCTTTAATTCCTGAGCAGAAACACTTGCTTTATCTACATGATGACAGAGTTCCTCAATGAATGTATTATAAAATCTTATCCTGAATAGGGACTTTGTGGTAACTTAATCTATAGATGGGTTCCACAATGTTAACTACAAGAAATCTTGGAAGAGGTAGAAAAATCGATCAATCAATCTTTACAGGGAGCACACTGTAAGCGCCTAGACTGGCAAAGTGACTTTTTAGAATAACCTCTATCCTCCTGGATTGATTTTGTGATAATGCTATCCCCCTTAGAAGTGTGCTCTGTCAAACTGTGTGTGGAGTTATTACTTCTAGTGAAAGGTTTCGAAAATTTAAAGGTTAACTATAAAAACAAAGGTTGAGAGTTATCATAATGAACTTTGAGACTTGAAAGAGCAATGGCTTGTTTAATGCATGGTAAACTTAATTTTAATGATAGCATATTCAACTTTAGAGGTCTTTAAAACTGATTGGCAAGGGTGTACAATGAGCTTTAACGTGACAATCTTCTCTGAGCAGTCCAGCAGACACCTGAGCGCTTACTGAGTTTAAGAGGTCTTCTTTGCATAGCAGAGAGGACTCTAAGGCTTGTTTGTGCATCAAAAACCTAAAGAGAAGATGTTCACATTCTTTACAAGTTCTGTTACTAGAAGTACCTTATGGGGTTTCTGAAAACGAGAAGCAATActggataaaaaattaaaaaatatgctgTGAAAGGacgcatatgtatatattttttgagagttggggagggaagggaaaaagaaagaatcctaagcaggctccacacccatcatGGAATCCCACgaggggctcaacctcatgaccctgacatgatgaactgagccaaaatcaagtcagatgtttaaccaaatgagccacccaggcactccaagataTCCCTATTTTTTGCTGACAAAATACAGAGCCTAAGTTATGAAAATTTGTGCCTTGTAAATGAGATGCTTTCTTAGGTTTCATAGCCCTAGATGAATGGCTGTTGGCTAAATAATATTAAGATTATTGATAATaagacaccattaaaaaaatgtgaaccaTTGGGGGTGTGTGGGTGTCTCGgttcagttaaatgtctgactcttgatttcaactcaggtcatgatctcagggtcctgggagcaaacCCCACCCTCAGCTCCAcacttggcaggaagtctgcttgagagtctcttcttctcacccatccctcccccagctcactctcttaaataaatcttaaaaaaaaaaatgaactactggatTCTCTGGAACATATccatagattttgttttttataaacgTTTCGTTCCCTTATGCCATACTAACACACAATgggattttgttctctgtagtatttgtgtctttaattttacCCCCTTCATATGGGTTATACCTCTTGATCATCATTTGTTTGCCTCTACACATCTTCATACTATAAACTTTTATTAGAATAAATATACTAACAAGTTAGGAATAAATAGTTATCTTTTCACTGTAATCTAATTTAGTTTAGCACTTGCACAATTACACAAAACACTGCTTACAACAGATTCTTTTTGAGGATATGaattctacatgaattcatttaaaagtaatataaaaatgcTGCATTTACCTGTGGTCCTCATTTGTAGCTATCAAGCTGGACACGTTCCGTAGTATCCCACCTCCACTCTCAATAATGGCTAACGTATTTGCCTGGCTTCGGTAAGTGAGAGTGCCGACCAGAAATGCTAGCGCACCGTCTACAGCACATATGTCAGCTTTATTCTCCGTGCAGTGTGCGGACAAGTTCCATAAAGCACTCAATACGCTTTTGAGGGTTGATTCCTATTAAGAAACAGAACATCTAATTAGAGTTGGAATATGTCATCTAATTAGAGTCATCTAATAGAGTTGGAATATGCCTCTTACAATTTCTATGTTTACTTCTACTGAGTAAGTTGTTATTGTCATTACTTATCTCCCCTGCTGCTCACCCCCCAAGGGCAAAGTATGGGCCCTCTCCATTTAGAAGAACTGATAAAATACCAACTGGAACTTAAGTAGTGATATCCCCATAGCACAAGCAGAACACAATACTTAACTAATGACCTTTTTGAACTTTATTCTAAGTGCTTAGAAGTACACACGTATCAAGAGCTCATATAAGAATATGAAACAGAACTGATGTGCATTCTGAAAAGAACACTTGCATGgtaatagaaaccagaaaaaaacaccaccaccaaaccCCTCTGTATGCTGATAGGAAGGCTATCTAAgacatattattaaataaaaggaGCAAGTTGCAGAGCAGGATGTACGAATATTCTGTTTGTATAAAAAGcacacatatatacttatatgtggTTGATTCAAAGGTAACAATATAATTTGTTAAAAAGTAAAGCATACTGAAAAAACCCCAATTTCTTAAAACTCCCAAGGAAACAGGTAATTCCAAAAACTAGAACTTCCTTGGTATATAACATCATAGCAAACTGTAACTGCTGCAAGAACAACACTGAGTATATAATTCGGGATATTTGGTTAAAACTTGCCATAATCCTGATGTTTTTTCTTCCTACTAAAATCAACTAAGGAACAAACATTCATTAAAAATCTACTCTGTGCCTATCACAATTAGAGGCACTCCAGAGGATACCAATATATAAGCTGATAACTGCTACTAGTttgcttaggggaaaaaaagaagcaaaaccatACATGAACAAAGGAAAGATTACTGCTACCTGAATTTaatcaaataaatgaagtatttcaTGGAGGAGAGCAGCTCTGTATAAGATAAGACCTGTATCTTCAGAAAGAAGACAGGTGTTCCTGGCATAGAAGAGGGAATCAGCAAGGGAGGACTGAGGAATagaaagaagacacagaggaGATCCAAGTCCATGCTGGGGAGCAGTGTTAGGTCAGGTGAGatggtaaaaaaagaaaacaaaaacttgaaagtcAGGGCAAACACTCTGGGCCTGACCCAATAAATAGCTAGCCACCATGTTCTCTTCATCAGGAAATTAAGAGAATCTAGGAGCAAATACTATTTATCAGGAGGCAGGGAGATGTGAGAAGGTTAagagctcaatttttttttttaaagattttatttatttatttgacagagagagagatcacaagtaggcagagaggcaggcagagagagagggggaagcgggctccccgctaagcagagagcccaacacggggctcgatcccaggaccctgagatcatgacctgagccaaaggcagcggcttaatccactgagccacccaggtgccccaagagctcAATTTTAATTACACTGTGACTGAGGTAAAGGTGGGATATTTAAAGTATCCCAGGAACAGAGAAAACAGCAACAGTTTAGATGTATAAGTGAGTTCAACTACAGATGGCCCAGAGGTCAGAGGTGAGAGGCAGGTAGGAAAACAGAAGTTGTTCTCTACAAGATTACATGTAGAGGAAAGGGTTTTGATTCAAAGAAGCTTTATAGTTAGACTTAGAGGAAAAATGATTAGAAGTTGTAGGTATAGATGGTAAAAACAAAGGAATTTCAAAAAGGTATGTGATCCAAAAGTATCAAATATAGGTGCAGGTAGAAAAGAAACCCCAGTTAAACTATAAACCTAGATTTTGTTAGAAGCAAAATTAAAAGGAACGGAAGAAGGTATGGCCAGTGAAGAAATGGAGCCAGTGATTTGTTCAGTGTTTTGGTTGCTAGAGGAAAAAGAGCAACACTGCAGGAGTTataagaagcaaaagaaaaggtttgtttgttttcctgattttcaaAACATGGGGCTTCTTATCGAGATAGTTGAAACAAAAAAGCCATCTCTATACTCAGTAGAGAAGATACAGAAGATAGGAGTAACAAACtgatagcttttatttttccccttaagattttctttatttgagagtgagagaatgagagagagagatcaaaagagTGGGGAGAGGttgagggagtagcagactccctgttaagcagagagcccctgatgtgggacttcatcccagaaccctaggatcatgatctgacccaaagcagatccttaaccaacagagtcaccGAGGAACCCGGGGACTAACAACTTTGAGTAAACACCAATGCTTGGGGCAGAGTGGGAGGATGGAAAGGTTCTGTGTGGAAAAGTAGAAGCCTGCTCAATGAAGGTAAAATGAGGCAATGCATGGGAATATGGAAGGTAGTTCTGACTCTCCTGGTCATTAGCAGTAAAGCTGAAACGGAAGAGatgatgaattaaaaaagaatgttcagAATGACTATTGCACTGAAtgtagaaaaagaggaaaaaagtaaattctAACACTGTTAGCCAGAAGCAGAcccaaaatttaaatttctgctgAGCCAGTTTTTCCAAGACTGGgcttacattaaaaatttatagaggaaaaaaaatttataggtGAATTTATGGATGATGATCTATAAAATATTACTCTTCCTTTATAAGAACAGGGTATGCCTTCCCATTTATTATGGTCTTCTTTTGCATTTCTCAGTAGGAGGAGTCTTTTAATTTAGCTTTCTCAGTTTGTAGCAACTATTTGTATAAAGATCTTTGTGGTCCTTGAAAGATAAAGTTATGAACTCTTAGCAACAATACAAGTTCCCataacacatacaaacacattaaatctttttgaaaatatacaCACTTGATGAGGAGTCTTAAAGTGTGGACGCTAATTTTTTGGTataattttattgaggtataattgaagAACAATAAACTGCACATCTTTCAAATGTGCAATATGATCACTTTCCATGTATGAGCaaacccatgaaaccatcactacattaaaaaaacaaacatttatatcATCTCCCCAAGTTTTCTAGTACCCTCTTGTAATCCACTCTCATGTTTTCTGTCATTATAGATTATTGTTTGTAccaacagttcatttttcaaATACCCAAATAGTATTGCAGTGTGGACATCCCATAATTTGTTTACCCAATCACCTGTCGATGGACATTAGAATTACTTCTAGTTTTTGGCTATCAAACAGTATTGCTGTGAACATCTGTGTTTAAGACTTTGCGTTGACAGGAATTTTTCTCTTAGGTAAATACTTAGGATTGGAATGGCTGGATTGTGTGGTtggtatatatttaactttaaaacacTGCCAAATGTTCTTCGAGGTGATATACcatcttacattcccaccagcagtgcatgagaaTTCCAGTTGCTTAACATCCTGGACAACACTTGGTTAATCTTTTACATTTTAACCAATATATgtaatggtatctcactgtagttttaatttgtatttccctcatgactaatgatgctgagtatcttttcaaGTGCTTATGAGCCTTTTACCTATCTTCTTACCTGCAAGAAATACAAGTGTTCTGCTGATTATTTTGAAGGTATTTTTGTGCAGATCCCAAGTATATTTGAACATTATAATTACAACCATTTTTTTAGTTGAATACTtttgtttctcattatttttcagtGGATTTTCTTGGGGTTTCCAGgtataaaataatttcacaaaaatacataaacaaacaaataaaaacaaaaaattctttgccttctctaaaaaggaaattttgaaggaaaaaatgtaGGCTGTAGGTCTAGCGGGACTTGCTGGGTGAAAGGAAGCCCAGATTAGCTAAGAAGACCTGCTTAATCCCTCCCAATTTCAagcttaatgtttttctttttaaattagctTAGTTTCTGAAGTAAATATGCCACCTGGTGCTATTTCcttttgaaaacaaattattaTTTGAGGC
It includes:
- the APC gene encoding adenomatous polyposis coli protein isoform X7 is translated as MAAASYDQLLKQVEALKMENSNLRQELEDNSNHLTKLETEASNMKEVLKQLQGSIEDEAMASSGQIDLLERLKELNLDSSNFPGVKLRSKMSLRSYGSREGSVSSRSGECSPVPMGSFPRRGFVNGSRENTGYLEELEKERSLLLADLDKEEKEKDWYYAQLQNLTKRIDSLPLTENFSLQTDMTRRQLEYEARQIRVAMEEQLGTCQDMEKRAQRRVTRIQQIEKDILRIRQLLQSQATEAERSSQNKHEAGSHEAERQNEGQGVAEINMATSGSGQGSSTRMDHETASVLSSSSTHSAPRRLTSHLGTKIRAYCETCWEWQEAHEQGMDQDKNPMPAPVEHQICPAVCVLMKLSFDEEHRHAMNELGGLQAIAELLQVDCEMYGLTNDHYSITLRRYAGMALTNLTFGDVANKATLCSMKGCMRALVAQLKSESEDLQQVIASVLRNLSWRADVNSKKTLREVGSVKALMECALEVKKESTLKSVLSALWNLSAHCTENKADICAVDGALAFLVGTLTYRSQANTLAIIESGGGILRNVSSLIATNEDHRQILRENNCLQTLLQHLKSHSLTIVSNACGTLWNLSARNPKDQEALWDMGAVSMLKNLIHSKHKMIAMGSAAALRNLMANRPAKYKDANIMSPGSSLPSLHVRKQKALEAELDAQHLSETFDNIDNLSPKASHRNKQRHKQSLYSDYVFDTNRHDDNRSDNFNTGNMTVLSPYLNTTVLPSSSSSRGSLDSSRSEKDRSLERERGISLGNYHPATENSGTSSKRGLQISTTAAQIAKVMEEVSAIHTSQEDRSSGSTTELHCGTDERNALRRSSTAHTHANTYNFSKSEGSNRTCPMPYASLEYKRSSNDSLNSVSSSDGYGKRGQMKPSIESYSEDDESKFCSYGQYPADLAHKIHSANHMDDNDGELDTPINYSLKYSDEQLNSGRQSPSQNERWARPKHIIEDEIKQSEQRQPRSQSTTYPVYTESTDDKHLKFQPHFGQQECVSPYRSRGASGSETNRVGSNHGINQNVNQSLCQEDDYEDDKPTNYSERYSEEEQHEEEERPTNYSIKYNEEKHHVDQPIDYSLKYATDIPSSQKPPFSFSKNSSGQSTKTEHISSSSENTSTPSSNAKRQNQHHPSSAQSRNGQTPKATSCKVPSINQETIQTYCVEDTPICFSRCSSLSSLSSAEDEIGCDRATQETDSANTLQIAEIKENSGTRTTEDSVSEVPTVSQHIRTKSSRLQASGLPAESTRHKAVEFSSGAKSPSKSGAQTPKSPPEHYVQETPLMFSRCTSVSSLDSFESRSIASSVQSEPCSGMVSGIISPSDLPDSPGQTMPPSRSKTPPPPPQTVQTKREVPKNKAPAVEKRESGPKQAAVNAAVQRVQVLPDADTLLHFATESTPDGFSCSSSLSALSLDEPFIQKDVELRIMPPVQENDNGNETESEQPEEANENQEKETEKPIDSEKDLLDDSDDDDIEILEECIISAMPTKSSRKAKKPAQTASKLPPPVARKPSQLPVYKLLPSQNRLQAQKHVSFTPGDDMPRVYCVEGTPINFSTATSLSDLTIESPPNELAAGEGVRTGPQSSDFEKRDTIPTEGRSTDEAQRGKTPSVTISELDDSKTEEGDILAECINSAMPKGKSHKPFRVKKIMDQVQQASMSSSGTNKNQLDGKKKKPTSPVKPIPQNTEYRTRVRKNADSKNNLNAERTFSDNKDSKKQNLKNSSKDFNDKLPNNEDRVRGSFTFDSPHHYTPIEGTPYCFSRNDSLSSLDFDDDDVDLSREKAELRKGKENKESEAKVTSHTELTTNQQSANKTQAVTKHPINRGQSKPLLQKQSTFPQSSKDVPDRGAATDEKLQNFAIENTPVCFSRNSSLSSLSDIDQENNNNKENEPIKKTEPPNSQGEPSKPQASGYAPKSFHVEDTPVCFSRNSSLSSLSIDSEDDLLQECISSAMPKKKKPSRLKGDNEKHSPRNMSGILAEDLTLDLKDIQRPDSEHGLSPDSENFDWKAIQEGANSIVSSLHQAAAAACLSRQASSDSDSILSLKSGISLGSPFHLTPDQEEKPFTSNKGPRILKPGEKSTLETKKIESENKGIKGGKKVYKSLLTGKVRSNSEISNQMKQSLQANMPSISRGRTMIHIPGVRNSSSSTSPVSKKGPPLKTPASKSPSEGQTATTSPRGAKPSVKSELSPVTRPTSQPAVANKGPSRSGSRDSTPSRPAQQPLSRPMQSPGRNSISPGRNGISPPNKLSQLPRTSSPSTASTKSSGSGKMSYTSPGRQMSQQNLTKQTGLSKNGSSIPRSESASKGLNQINNSNGASKKVELSRMSSTKSSGSESDRSERPVLVRQSTFIKEAPSPTLRRKLEESASFESLSPSSRPDSPTRSQAQTPVLSPSLPDMSLSTHSSVQSGGWRKLPPNLSPTIEYNDGRPAKRHDIARSHSESPSRLPINRSGTWKREHSKHSSSLPRVSTWRRTGSSSSILSASSESSEKAKSEDEKHVNSISGTKQTKENQVSTKGTWRKIKESEISPTNSTSQTTSSGAANGAESKTLIYQMAPAVSKTEDVWVRIEDCPINNPRSGRSPTGNTPPVIDTVSEKGNPNAKDAKDNQGKQNVGNGSAPVRTMGLENRLNSFIQVEAPDQKGTEAKPGQSNPVPASETSESSVADRTPFSSSSSSKHSSPSGTVAARVTPFNYNPSPRKSSADSTSARPSQIPTPVNNNTKKRDSKTDSTESSGTQSPKRHSGSYLVTSV